In Anaerolineales bacterium, one DNA window encodes the following:
- a CDS encoding CPBP family intramembrane metalloprotease, translated as MNANTFDWKKPSQLSVIQLLFAVFLPSGFAYVGFHVALPALVAGGLPVMIAWPSVASVMLLIFVILAVFLLNKEAQSLGISLWTRMCMKRLSGREWGVYILIAVVGLFASITVQSLVHPFMDVFGLGIPAYMPFFLNPAIDPMTADMSIVSPGLPLGGNYGILILMGITLLLNILTEELYFRAWMLPKLSRYGAWSWVMNGTLFALYHTFQFWLFPTLLVASLFFAFIFYKSKSIWPSFAAHLIANFLLSILGIMMLIIG; from the coding sequence ATGAATGCCAATACCTTTGACTGGAAAAAACCATCTCAATTGTCCGTGATTCAATTACTGTTTGCAGTCTTTCTGCCAAGCGGTTTCGCGTATGTTGGATTTCACGTCGCCCTGCCTGCACTGGTGGCTGGGGGATTGCCGGTCATGATCGCCTGGCCTTCTGTTGCCAGTGTGATGCTCCTGATCTTTGTGATCCTTGCCGTCTTTTTGTTAAACAAAGAGGCGCAAAGTCTGGGCATATCACTCTGGACACGCATGTGTATGAAGAGACTTTCCGGCAGGGAATGGGGAGTATATATATTGATTGCGGTTGTCGGTCTGTTCGCTTCCATCACGGTCCAGAGCCTGGTCCATCCCTTCATGGATGTATTTGGCCTGGGCATTCCAGCCTACATGCCCTTTTTCCTGAACCCAGCCATTGACCCGATGACTGCGGATATGTCCATCGTGTCTCCCGGATTGCCCTTGGGAGGAAATTATGGCATCTTGATCCTAATGGGAATTACGCTATTGCTGAACATCCTTACCGAAGAACTGTATTTCCGGGCCTGGATGCTTCCCAAACTCTCACGGTATGGAGCCTGGAGTTGGGTGATGAATGGCACCCTTTTTGCCTTGTATCACACCTTCCAATTTTGGTTGTTTCCGACCTTGCTGGTTGCGAGTTTGTTTTTTGCATTCATCTTCTATAAGAGTAAAAGCATCTGGCCATCCTTTGCAGCACATCTGATCGCAAATTTCCTGCTTTCAATACTTGGAATCATGATGTTGATCATCGGATAG
- a CDS encoding RNA-binding protein, producing MDIRIYVGNLNKSTTEEEIKTLFATAGTVSSVELVMDKGSGLSKGFAFVAMPDQAEADKAISMFNAYSLGGNELKVNIAKPRVEHA from the coding sequence ATGGATATTCGAATTTACGTAGGCAACCTGAACAAGTCCACCACGGAGGAGGAGATCAAGACCCTCTTCGCAACCGCCGGAACCGTCTCTTCGGTGGAACTCGTCATGGACAAGGGCTCCGGCCTCTCGAAGGGCTTTGCATTTGTTGCCATGCCCGATCAAGCCGAGGCAGACAAGGCGATCAGCATGTTCAACGCCTATTCCCTGGGCGGCAACGAGCTCAAAGTCAACATCGCAAAACCCCGCGTCGAACACGCATAG
- a CDS encoding MFS transporter — protein sequence MRLKNIYHSFPPKFWIIVLTFFIDSVGGTLLFPFFSLYITGRFNVGMTQAGMVLATFSIFGIAGSMIGGALTDRFGRRKLILFGLVFSALSTLTLGFANSMAVLFPLAAFIGLLSDVSGPAHQAMMADILTEKQRQEGFGLMRVVRNLAWIIGPSVGGFVASYSFTLLFVIDAIVSCIVAVIFYKFMPETKPEHHDEKGKKPHESIWKTIAGYGIVIKDFAFMAFIIAAILMGAVYQQMYNSLSVFLRDNHSINPQGYGFLMTTSAITVILFQFRVSRKIKYRPPFAIMALGTLFYMLGFSMFGFIAAYWLFMSAIVVITIGEMLIMPTSQTLAANFAPEEMRGRYMAIFGLTWLLPSTFAPMLAGFILDNFNPNLLWYIGGVLCAVAATGFYGLHLKLGNQERFVPDEQPVSA from the coding sequence ATGCGCCTGAAGAACATCTACCACAGCTTCCCACCCAAGTTCTGGATCATTGTCCTGACCTTCTTCATTGACAGCGTCGGTGGGACGCTTCTTTTCCCCTTCTTCTCGCTCTACATCACAGGCAGATTTAACGTCGGGATGACGCAGGCGGGGATGGTGCTTGCGACTTTCTCCATCTTCGGCATCGCAGGAAGCATGATCGGCGGAGCGCTCACCGACCGCTTCGGCCGCCGCAAACTGATCCTGTTTGGGCTGGTGTTCAGCGCGCTCAGCACACTGACATTGGGATTCGCCAATTCGATGGCAGTGTTGTTCCCGCTGGCCGCCTTCATCGGCTTGCTCTCGGATGTGTCCGGTCCCGCGCACCAGGCCATGATGGCAGACATCCTGACCGAGAAACAACGGCAGGAGGGATTCGGGTTGATGCGCGTCGTCCGTAATTTAGCCTGGATTATCGGACCCAGCGTCGGCGGCTTCGTCGCCAGTTACTCATTCACATTGTTATTCGTCATCGACGCCATCGTCAGCTGCATTGTGGCGGTTATCTTTTACAAATTCATGCCTGAAACCAAGCCCGAACATCATGATGAGAAGGGAAAGAAACCGCACGAATCCATCTGGAAGACGATTGCGGGCTATGGCATCGTTATTAAAGACTTTGCCTTCATGGCGTTTATCATTGCCGCCATCCTGATGGGCGCAGTCTACCAGCAGATGTACAACTCACTCTCGGTCTTCCTGCGCGATAATCACAGCATCAACCCGCAGGGCTACGGCTTCCTGATGACCACCAGCGCCATCACGGTCATCCTCTTTCAATTCCGGGTTTCGCGCAAAATTAAATATCGTCCGCCCTTTGCCATCATGGCGCTTGGCACACTTTTTTACATGCTTGGTTTCAGTATGTTTGGATTTATCGCCGCCTACTGGCTGTTCATGTCCGCCATCGTGGTCATCACCATCGGCGAAATGCTCATCATGCCCACCAGCCAGACCCTCGCCGCCAACTTCGCCCCCGAAGAGATGCGCGGACGCTACATGGCGATCTTCGGCCTGACCTGGCTGCTCCCTTCCACGTTCGCGCCCATGCTGGCAGGCTTCATCCTCGACAACTTCAACCCCAACCTGCTTTGGTACATCGGCGGGGTTCTATGTGCCGTTGCCGCGACGGGGTTCTATGGACTTCATCTCAAGCTTGGGAATCAGGAACGCTTCGTTCCGGACGAACAACCTGTTTCCGCTTAA
- a CDS encoding isoprenylcysteine carboxylmethyltransferase family protein encodes MNIFILLLALAIWGIVHSFLASHLAKDLFRLTLGTMDFYRLAYNAFSVISFLPILYLMVSLPNQPVYQVSAPWSYFMLGGQVLSALLLFVAFLQTDALSFVGLRQLFEKEERGVLVMRGLYSVVRHPLYTFGLLFIWLTPAATQNSLTLYIGATIYTLLGAYFEERKLLRDFGRAYAEYKRRTPMLIPGLIFGSDSSDGGNVN; translated from the coding sequence ATGAATATCTTTATTCTTCTGCTTGCCCTGGCCATCTGGGGGATTGTGCATTCCTTTCTCGCCTCCCATCTGGCAAAGGACTTGTTCCGCCTGACCCTCGGAACCATGGATTTTTACCGCCTGGCCTATAACGCCTTTTCGGTGATCAGCTTTCTCCCCATCCTGTATTTGATGGTAAGCCTGCCAAACCAGCCTGTTTATCAAGTCTCCGCGCCGTGGAGCTATTTCATGCTGGGCGGACAGGTTCTTTCCGCGCTGCTGTTGTTCGTTGCATTCCTGCAGACCGATGCGCTGTCTTTTGTGGGTTTGCGTCAACTGTTCGAAAAAGAGGAGAGGGGCGTGCTTGTCATGCGCGGGCTGTACAGCGTGGTGCGGCATCCCCTGTATACGTTTGGTCTGCTCTTTATCTGGTTGACTCCCGCGGCGACGCAGAATTCCCTCACGCTGTATATCGGCGCAACGATTTATACGCTGTTGGGTGCCTACTTCGAAGAGCGCAAACTCCTGCGTGATTTTGGCAGGGCCTATGCAGAATACAAACGCAGGACGCCGATGTTGATTCCGGGATTGATATTTGGAAGTGACAGTTCGGATGGTGGGAATGTGAATTAA
- a CDS encoding DUF87 domain-containing protein, with product MAQEKFYLGRIFNEKTTKVIDKALEYDSADLTTHAVVTGMTGSGKTGLCIALLEEAALHGIPAIIIDPKGDLTNLLLHFPDLAPQDFQPWIDPEVVRRANKTMEQAAQEASLAWRTGITEWGMDQARILDLKNAVQFSIFTPGSDAGIPVSVLSSLDAPGLDWSSNREVLRERISSTVTALLGLVGMNNIDPISSREHILLSNIFENHWSQGRGIELTELILETQSPPFPKLGAFDVDTFFPPKDRMSLAMSLNNILAAPAFQSWREGQALDIQSLLYTKDGRPRHSVFYLAHLSDSERMFFVTLLLSAVETWMRTQKGTTTLRALLYMDEIFGYLPPTANPPSKQPLLRMLKQARAFGLGILLATQNPVDLDYKALSNTGTWFIGKLQTERDKDRLLDGLESLAGGFSRAEMDKLISSIGKRVFVMNNVHEKTPILFQTRWVMNFLAGPITREQIPNLNQLAGVTTAPPPSAPKPVSAPRNESTPQPAVEKLQAVPVPAVEPAASTNRQSQTVNLRSDGSRTKPPVPTGVREYFLPQNYSLSEAFQFSGRAMPFGAAIQGVIYRPALLASAQIRILDRKHGVDAEITRSALVELLDRRGIVRWEDFSYAGPPLDRIETMPDASARFDSIDSPLNDSKLMTALQKDFTDWIFRNSSVAARANKALKVFAGPDVSQADFMKACADAARDARDAEMSKKTSAIDRKLKTLEDKLVREERELREDEAKLQARKLEAGANLLELGAGLAGFGRKKSVSTQFTKQRMKDQAKQDVQESIESIAQYKKEIALLQRERKEVVTEVSDRWGHVVNDIDEVSISPKKTDVYVNLFGVAWRPFYVVEAAGESFELPAFGAE from the coding sequence ATGGCTCAAGAAAAATTCTATCTCGGACGCATATTTAATGAAAAGACCACCAAGGTCATCGACAAGGCGCTGGAATACGACTCTGCCGATCTCACCACCCACGCCGTTGTCACAGGCATGACAGGTTCCGGCAAGACGGGTTTATGTATTGCCCTGCTTGAAGAAGCCGCATTGCACGGCATTCCCGCCATCATCATCGACCCCAAAGGCGATCTGACCAACCTGCTCCTGCACTTCCCCGACCTTGCCCCGCAGGATTTTCAGCCATGGATCGACCCCGAGGTCGTCCGCCGCGCAAATAAGACCATGGAACAAGCCGCGCAGGAGGCCTCGCTCGCCTGGCGTACCGGCATTACGGAATGGGGTATGGACCAGGCTCGTATCCTCGACCTCAAGAACGCTGTGCAGTTCTCCATTTTCACACCCGGCTCCGATGCGGGCATTCCCGTCAGCGTGTTATCCTCGCTCGACGCACCAGGCTTGGACTGGTCGAGCAACCGCGAAGTCCTGCGTGAGCGCATTTCCAGCACCGTCACTGCACTGCTCGGTCTGGTCGGCATGAACAATATCGACCCGATCTCCTCACGCGAACACATCCTGCTCTCCAATATCTTTGAAAATCATTGGAGTCAGGGGCGCGGAATCGAACTGACCGAACTCATCCTTGAAACCCAAAGCCCGCCCTTCCCCAAACTCGGCGCATTCGATGTGGACACCTTCTTCCCGCCCAAAGACCGCATGTCGCTGGCGATGTCGCTCAACAACATACTCGCCGCGCCCGCGTTCCAATCGTGGCGCGAGGGGCAGGCGCTCGACATTCAATCTCTGCTTTACACCAAAGACGGCAGACCGCGCCACAGTGTTTTCTATCTTGCGCATCTCTCCGACAGTGAGCGCATGTTCTTCGTTACCCTGCTCCTCTCCGCAGTCGAAACATGGATGCGCACCCAAAAAGGCACCACGACACTGCGCGCCCTGCTCTACATGGACGAGATCTTTGGCTATCTCCCGCCCACTGCCAATCCGCCCTCCAAACAGCCGTTATTGCGAATGCTGAAGCAAGCCCGCGCCTTTGGCCTTGGCATTTTGCTCGCCACCCAAAACCCCGTGGACCTGGATTACAAAGCCCTCTCCAACACCGGCACATGGTTCATCGGCAAACTGCAAACCGAACGCGACAAGGACCGTCTGCTCGACGGTCTCGAAAGCCTCGCTGGCGGCTTCTCCCGTGCCGAAATGGACAAACTCATCTCGTCCATCGGCAAACGCGTCTTTGTCATGAACAATGTCCACGAAAAAACGCCGATCCTCTTTCAGACCCGCTGGGTGATGAACTTCCTCGCCGGACCGATCACCCGTGAACAGATTCCCAATCTCAATCAACTTGCTGGTGTGACGACAGCGCCGCCTCCATCCGCGCCCAAGCCAGTTTCGGCTCCGAGGAACGAATCCACGCCCCAGCCTGCCGTTGAAAAACTGCAAGCCGTTCCCGTTCCAGCGGTGGAACCTGCCGCTTCAACCAATCGTCAATCACAAACCGTAAATCTACGATCGGACGGCAGCCGCACAAAACCGCCCGTCCCCACTGGTGTACGTGAATATTTTCTCCCGCAAAATTACAGCCTATCCGAGGCATTTCAGTTTTCTGGGCGTGCCATGCCGTTTGGGGCTGCCATTCAGGGTGTGATCTATCGTCCTGCCTTGCTTGCCTCTGCCCAGATTCGCATCCTTGACCGTAAACATGGCGTGGATGCAGAGATCACCCGCTCTGCGCTTGTGGAGTTATTGGACCGCCGCGGCATTGTCCGCTGGGAGGATTTTTCGTATGCCGGTCCTCCGCTGGATCGCATCGAGACCATGCCCGACGCCTCCGCGCGTTTTGATTCCATCGATTCGCCTTTGAACGACTCCAAGTTAATGACCGCCCTGCAAAAGGACTTTACGGACTGGATCTTTCGCAATTCATCCGTAGCTGCCCGCGCCAATAAAGCACTCAAGGTCTTTGCCGGACCCGATGTCAGCCAGGCAGATTTCATGAAGGCCTGTGCCGACGCCGCCCGCGATGCGCGTGATGCGGAAATGTCCAAGAAGACCTCTGCCATCGATCGGAAACTTAAAACGCTGGAGGATAAACTCGTCCGCGAAGAGCGCGAACTGCGCGAGGATGAAGCCAAACTACAAGCCCGCAAATTAGAGGCAGGGGCAAACCTGTTGGAATTGGGGGCGGGGCTGGCCGGCTTTGGGCGCAAGAAAAGCGTTTCGACCCAGTTTACGAAACAACGCATGAAGGACCAGGCAAAACAGGATGTGCAGGAATCCATCGAGTCCATTGCTCAGTATAAGAAGGAGATCGCCCTGCTCCAGCGCGAACGCAAAGAAGTGGTAACGGAGGTCAGCGATCGCTGGGGGCACGTGGTCAATGATATTGACGAGGTGTCCATCAGCCCCAAGAAGACTGATGTTTATGTCAACCTGTTCGGCGTGGCGTGGAGGCCGTTCTACGTCGTCGAAGCGGCGGGCGAGTCGTTTGAGCTGCCCGCGTTTGGGGCGGAGTAG
- a CDS encoding phospholipase D-like domain-containing protein: MKKLLILLLASLTLLAACDIPTTAPPTPPNPDSVTGTVAPTLEVIPLPVGVGSSGGWYALYFTDPLDPLSAQRTGGIDGPLVAAIDSARLTLDVAIYSIGLRSIRDAIIRAHKRGVQVRMVLESDHLERSAPQRFKEEGIPILGDRREGLMHNKFVIIDGYEVWTGSANFTETGLYADNNFLLRIRSMELAENFTKEFDEMFVDDKFGDNIVPETPHPLLTLEGTEVETWFSPDDGVQARIVEIIYSAQESLYFMAFSFTSDPIGEAVRERARDGVTVAGVMDDEQVNSNIGTEFDPFRQAGLDVYRDGNEGQMHHKVIIIDERIVILGSYNFSNAAETRNDETVLIIHNPQFASQFIEEFKRVYAQAQ, encoded by the coding sequence ATGAAAAAGTTATTGATCCTATTGCTCGCGAGCCTGACCTTGTTAGCAGCGTGTGACATTCCGACGACCGCGCCTCCGACTCCACCCAACCCTGATTCTGTGACCGGGACAGTTGCCCCGACCCTCGAAGTGATTCCGCTTCCCGTAGGCGTCGGTTCGAGCGGCGGCTGGTATGCGTTGTATTTCACCGACCCGCTCGACCCTTTATCTGCCCAACGCACAGGCGGCATCGACGGACCACTGGTTGCCGCCATCGACTCCGCCCGCCTGACGCTCGATGTGGCGATTTACAGCATCGGCTTGCGCAGTATCCGCGATGCGATCATCCGCGCGCACAAACGCGGCGTGCAGGTGCGCATGGTCTTGGAGAGCGATCACCTGGAGCGTTCCGCCCCTCAGCGCTTCAAGGAGGAGGGCATTCCCATTTTGGGTGACCGCCGCGAGGGATTGATGCACAACAAGTTTGTCATCATCGACGGGTATGAAGTGTGGACAGGCTCGGCGAATTTCACGGAGACCGGGCTGTATGCCGACAACAACTTCCTGTTGCGAATCCGTTCGATGGAACTGGCGGAAAATTTTACAAAAGAATTCGATGAGATGTTCGTGGACGATAAATTCGGCGACAATATCGTTCCTGAAACGCCGCATCCGCTCCTGACGTTGGAAGGGACAGAGGTCGAAACCTGGTTCTCGCCCGATGACGGCGTGCAGGCGAGGATCGTGGAGATTATCTACTCCGCCCAGGAAAGCCTTTATTTCATGGCGTTTTCATTTACATCAGATCCCATCGGCGAGGCGGTGCGCGAACGTGCGCGCGATGGAGTCACTGTGGCGGGCGTGATGGACGACGAACAGGTCAACTCAAACATCGGTACGGAGTTCGACCCGTTCCGCCAGGCAGGGCTGGATGTGTACCGCGACGGGAATGAAGGTCAGATGCATCACAAGGTCATCATCATCGACGAGCGCATCGTCATTCTCGGTTCGTACAATTTTTCCAACGCCGCTGAGACCAGGAATGACGAGACCGTATTGATCATCCATAATCCGCAGTTCGCCAGTCAATTCATCGAAGAGTTCAAACGTGTGTATGCGCAGGCGCAGTAA
- the murJ gene encoding murein biosynthesis integral membrane protein MurJ: MTQSTANKRIARAAGTVMFAIVLGQIAGLVRGILVAQVFGASPELDAFFAANRVSETLFLLVAGGALGSAFIPTFTGLLAKDKKHTAWKLASSIANAVTLTLSLLAALLAFFAPQVVRYALAPGLAADPELFSLTVSLLRIQLISAVLFGLGGLIVGILNAHQFFLVPALTPALYQLGIIFGAVFLSPTLGIYGLAWGVVIGAVFYLFVQLPSLLKLVTDNLSPATYSFSLGLGNPTVRRVFLLMGPRLLGVAVVQLNFWVNTWLASQMMPGSVSGLYYGFSLMLMAQAAIAQSVAIAAMPTFSAQHALGQTDEMRSSLASSLRGVILLALPASVGLILLREPLVSLLYQRGEFDERSVQLVAWALLWYATGLLGHAVMEILTRAFYAQHDTKTPVIIGTVAMLLNVVFSIALSRMFASIGWMPHGGLALANSLATALEAVVLFIMMRRRLNGIGGSHILRGIVPSLVAATGMSLTLFGVLTYGKSLSAWALVPAGVILGGLVYFGILFILRVPELGTIVNGVMRRLKR, encoded by the coding sequence ATGACACAATCCACAGCAAACAAACGGATCGCGCGCGCCGCAGGGACGGTGATGTTCGCCATCGTGCTGGGACAGATCGCCGGACTGGTGCGCGGTATTTTGGTGGCGCAGGTTTTCGGCGCATCTCCCGAACTGGATGCCTTCTTCGCCGCAAACCGCGTTTCGGAAACATTATTCTTGCTGGTTGCGGGCGGCGCACTCGGCTCGGCGTTCATCCCAACTTTCACTGGGTTGCTCGCCAAAGACAAAAAGCACACGGCGTGGAAACTCGCTTCTTCGATTGCGAACGCGGTCACGCTCACCCTCAGCCTGCTCGCCGCACTATTGGCATTTTTCGCCCCGCAGGTGGTACGCTACGCCCTCGCGCCCGGGCTCGCCGCCGACCCCGAACTGTTTTCGCTAACCGTTTCACTGCTCCGCATCCAGTTGATCTCTGCAGTGCTGTTCGGCCTGGGCGGCTTGATCGTGGGCATCCTGAATGCGCATCAATTCTTTTTGGTTCCCGCGCTGACGCCCGCGCTGTATCAACTTGGAATTATTTTCGGCGCAGTCTTCCTCTCCCCTACGCTGGGGATTTATGGTCTCGCATGGGGCGTGGTGATCGGCGCGGTGTTCTATCTCTTTGTACAACTTCCATCCCTGTTAAAACTGGTGACTGACAACTTGTCACCGGCAACTTATTCTTTCTCGCTCGGACTTGGCAACCCCACCGTCCGCCGGGTATTCCTGCTGATGGGTCCGCGCCTGCTCGGTGTGGCGGTTGTGCAATTAAATTTCTGGGTCAACACATGGCTGGCATCGCAAATGATGCCCGGGAGCGTGAGCGGCTTGTACTATGGATTCTCACTCATGCTCATGGCGCAGGCTGCGATTGCGCAGTCGGTGGCGATTGCGGCAATGCCGACCTTTTCCGCCCAGCATGCGCTCGGTCAAACGGACGAGATGCGCTCGTCGCTTGCGTCTTCGCTTCGGGGAGTGATTTTGCTCGCACTGCCAGCCAGCGTGGGATTGATCCTTTTACGCGAGCCGCTGGTTTCGTTGTTGTATCAACGCGGGGAATTCGACGAACGCTCCGTGCAGCTGGTTGCCTGGGCTTTGCTCTGGTATGCGACAGGCCTGTTGGGACATGCGGTCATGGAGATCCTAACCCGCGCTTTCTACGCCCAACACGATACGAAGACCCCCGTCATCATTGGTACGGTTGCCATGCTGTTGAATGTTGTTTTCAGCATTGCCCTCTCCAGAATGTTCGCATCCATCGGCTGGATGCCGCACGGCGGTCTTGCGCTGGCGAACTCGCTTGCCACAGCGCTGGAGGCAGTTGTTCTCTTCATTATGATGCGAAGACGCTTGAACGGAATTGGGGGCAGTCACATTCTGCGCGGCATCGTCCCATCCCTGGTTGCCGCAACAGGGATGTCACTGACCTTATTCGGCGTGTTGACCTATGGAAAATCCCTCAGCGCCTGGGCGCTTGTCCCTGCCGGGGTGATTCTCGGCGGGTTGGTATATTTTGGGATCCTGTTTATTTTGCGCGTGCCTGAATTGGGCACAATTGTGAACGGGGTGATGCGGAGGCTCAAGAGATAA
- a CDS encoding divergent PAP2 family protein has product MIEELLQNKVLIAVLSAWLLAQVLKVPTEYLRSRRWLWAMFFAAGGMPSSHTALMVAGTLAVGLYHGFDNPLFGIAVAATMIIAHDAAGVRRQAGKHAERINLLFDELLHGHMWDEDELKEVIGHTPLEVIGGIILGLLAAIVQWMVWQ; this is encoded by the coding sequence ATGATTGAAGAACTGCTGCAAAATAAAGTTTTGATCGCTGTTCTGTCAGCCTGGCTTCTCGCCCAGGTCTTGAAGGTTCCCACGGAATACCTGCGTTCGCGACGCTGGCTCTGGGCAATGTTTTTTGCCGCCGGTGGAATGCCCTCCTCGCACACCGCGCTCATGGTGGCAGGGACACTGGCCGTCGGTTTGTATCACGGTTTTGATAATCCCTTGTTTGGCATTGCGGTTGCCGCGACCATGATCATCGCGCACGATGCGGCGGGTGTGCGCCGGCAGGCAGGCAAGCACGCGGAACGGATCAATTTATTGTTCGATGAACTGCTTCACGGCCATATGTGGGATGAAGATGAATTGAAGGAAGTCATCGGGCATACCCCGCTGGAGGTGATCGGCGGCATTATTCTCGGTTTGCTGGCTGCCATTGTACAATGGATGGTCTGGCAGTAA
- the xseB gene encoding exodeoxyribonuclease VII small subunit, with the protein MPKSPAKKSEKPAEELTYEEALTELEQIVETLESEQNPLEEAMHLFERGQALVARCGALLDSAQFKVQELVGESLVPFEEESDD; encoded by the coding sequence ATGCCAAAATCACCCGCCAAAAAATCGGAAAAACCCGCTGAAGAATTGACCTATGAAGAGGCGCTCACTGAACTGGAGCAGATCGTCGAGACGCTCGAAAGTGAACAGAATCCGCTCGAAGAGGCGATGCATCTTTTCGAGCGGGGACAGGCTTTAGTCGCGCGCTGCGGCGCGTTGCTTGATTCCGCCCAGTTCAAGGTGCAGGAACTTGTTGGGGAGTCACTCGTTCCCTTCGAGGAAGAATCCGATGATTGA
- the xseA gene encoding exodeoxyribonuclease VII large subunit, giving the protein MQPSLFAETLTVSQLTFRIRKLLEDNPELQDVWVTGEISNLSRPVSGHIYFTLKDKNAALKCVMWKTDAARTRPVLQEGAAVEAHGRIAVYEPQGQYQLVANLIQAKGEGALFQEFLRLKSMLEAEGLFDPEHKRDIPVLPQTIGIVTSATGAALRDMLNTIRRRQPLARIILAPSPVQGVDAPPALVAALQSLNRQNPDVILVARGGGSIEDLWAFNDERVVRALAASQAPVISGVGHETDFTLCDFAADLRAPTPTAAAELATQITLDDLRFQLSTFQSRLADLTSSLLADRRVLTSSLASRLRYASPQRRIQSASQHLDELSRRSFSTLVHRIQLQSACVDGMSKRLGSLNPEGILSRGYAIITRKSDGKVVSLVSQAQGDMSVRVSDGEFEVNRKM; this is encoded by the coding sequence ATGCAACCCAGCCTTTTCGCCGAAACCCTGACCGTCTCCCAACTCACCTTCCGCATCCGCAAACTGTTGGAGGATAACCCCGAATTGCAGGATGTGTGGGTGACGGGTGAAATCTCCAATCTCTCGCGCCCCGTGTCGGGCCACATCTACTTTACCCTCAAAGATAAGAACGCTGCGTTGAAATGTGTGATGTGGAAAACGGATGCCGCACGTACAAGACCCGTTCTTCAGGAAGGTGCGGCGGTGGAAGCACATGGACGCATCGCCGTGTACGAACCGCAGGGGCAATACCAACTTGTCGCAAATCTCATCCAGGCAAAGGGCGAAGGCGCGCTCTTTCAGGAATTTCTGCGGCTCAAGTCCATGTTGGAAGCCGAAGGTCTGTTTGACCCCGAACACAAGCGCGACATTCCAGTCCTTCCACAAACCATCGGTATTGTCACATCCGCCACGGGTGCGGCTTTGCGTGACATGCTCAACACCATTCGCCGCCGCCAGCCGCTTGCACGCATCATCCTGGCCCCGTCCCCTGTGCAGGGCGTGGATGCGCCGCCCGCTCTCGTCGCTGCACTGCAATCACTCAACAGACAGAATCCGGATGTGATCCTCGTCGCACGCGGTGGAGGTTCCATCGAAGACCTGTGGGCGTTCAACGATGAGCGCGTTGTCCGCGCGCTTGCCGCATCGCAGGCTCCCGTTATTTCGGGGGTGGGTCACGAAACGGATTTCACCCTGTGCGATTTCGCCGCCGACCTGCGCGCCCCGACGCCCACTGCCGCCGCGGAGCTCGCCACTCAGATCACATTGGATGACCTCCGCTTTCAACTTTCCACTTTCCAATCCCGCCTCGCGGACTTAACCTCCAGTCTGCTCGCTGACCGCCGGGTTTTGACCTCCTCCCTGGCCTCCCGCCTGCGTTACGCATCACCGCAACGGCGCATTCAATCTGCATCCCAGCATCTTGACGAACTCTCCCGCCGCTCCTTTTCTACACTCGTTCATCGCATCCAGTTGCAATCCGCCTGCGTGGATGGAATGTCCAAGCGGCTGGGATCGCTGAATCCCGAAGGCATCCTTTCGCGGGGATATGCTATCATCACGCGGAAAAGTGACGGCAAAGTCGTCAGCCTGGTCTCGCAAGCGCAAGGCGACATGAGTGTCCGTGTGAGTGATGGAGAGTTTGAAGTAAATCGAAAAATGTAG
- a CDS encoding HIT domain-containing protein, with protein sequence MTYIENHEKENGCVFCNAQAKADGIENLIAFRGKLAYVILNRFPYTSGHLMVIPFAHVPNLEELDTETRADMMELTSRSMSVLRGIYKPHGFNMGANIGEAAGAGVLGHVHIHIVPRWAGDTNFMSAVAETRVLPESLDDTYRRVRAAFGG encoded by the coding sequence ATGACATACATCGAAAACCACGAAAAGGAAAATGGCTGTGTGTTTTGCAATGCACAAGCCAAAGCGGACGGCATTGAGAATCTGATCGCGTTTCGCGGAAAACTCGCTTATGTGATCCTCAACCGCTTCCCCTATACGAGCGGGCATTTGATGGTCATTCCCTTCGCGCATGTGCCGAATCTCGAAGAACTGGACACGGAGACCCGCGCGGATATGATGGAACTGACTTCACGCAGCATGTCGGTTCTGCGCGGGATCTACAAACCGCACGGATTCAACATGGGTGCGAACATCGGTGAAGCGGCGGGCGCGGGCGTATTGGGACACGTCCATATTCATATCGTTCCGCGCTGGGCGGGAGATACGAATTTTATGTCCGCAGTGGCCGAGACGCGCGTATTGCCGGAGTCATTGGATGATACCTATAGGCGGGTGAGGGCGGCATTTGGCGGGTAG